From the Fibrobacter sp. UWB4 genome, one window contains:
- a CDS encoding glycosyltransferase family 4 protein yields MKILYLTNLPSPYRVEFFNELVRCGIDVTVLFERNNAQDRDEKWRSDEKILFQENYLKSIKIGNESSLALDAIKYIKKKNFDLIVIGGYSTFTSMICIEYMRLKKIPFVLNADGGRISQDSWSKRKVKGHFIGAASAWLSSGSVTTNYLVHYGAKRDQVYEYPFSSIKNADIENPLNEANKDNLRKKLNVKERFVVLSVGRFSYDRGYGKGFDVLLKIASVLKNLDIAFVIVGDEPTREFVELKEKNGLDNVYYIGFKSKSELADYYRMSDLFILMTRGDVWGLVINEAMSYGLPIISSDKCVAGLELVDDNNGFIVNPEDFLQASKDIQLLYNDKSLLKKFSESSLKKISKYTIENMAKVHLNIFSKLIKMF; encoded by the coding sequence ATGAAAATTCTTTATTTGACAAACTTACCATCGCCTTATCGCGTAGAGTTTTTTAATGAACTTGTTCGTTGCGGGATTGATGTTACGGTGTTATTTGAAAGAAATAATGCTCAAGATAGAGATGAAAAATGGCGTTCTGACGAAAAGATTCTATTCCAAGAAAATTATTTAAAGAGCATAAAAATTGGTAATGAAAGTTCTTTGGCGTTAGATGCTATAAAGTATATAAAGAAAAAAAATTTCGATTTGATTGTAATCGGGGGGTATTCTACTTTTACATCCATGATTTGCATTGAATATATGAGGTTAAAAAAAATCCCATTTGTATTGAATGCTGATGGTGGGAGAATTTCGCAAGATTCTTGGTCGAAAAGGAAGGTAAAAGGACATTTCATCGGTGCTGCGTCGGCTTGGCTTAGTTCTGGTTCTGTGACAACAAATTATCTTGTTCATTATGGTGCAAAACGAGATCAAGTGTACGAGTATCCTTTTTCTTCTATAAAAAATGCTGATATTGAAAATCCATTAAACGAAGCTAATAAAGATAATCTTAGAAAAAAATTAAATGTAAAAGAGCGGTTTGTTGTTCTTTCTGTAGGTCGTTTTTCGTATGATCGGGGATATGGAAAGGGCTTTGATGTTCTTTTGAAAATAGCTTCTGTCTTGAAAAATTTGGATATCGCTTTTGTTATTGTTGGGGACGAGCCTACCCGTGAATTTGTAGAATTAAAAGAAAAAAATGGACTTGACAATGTTTATTACATTGGCTTTAAATCTAAAAGTGAATTAGCTGATTATTATAGAATGTCCGATTTGTTTATATTGATGACTCGTGGTGATGTTTGGGGATTGGTCATTAATGAAGCTATGTCATATGGTCTTCCCATAATATCATCTGATAAATGTGTTGCTGGATTGGAACTTGTTGATGATAATAATGGTTTTATCGTTAATCCAGAAGATTTTTTGCAAGCATCGAAAGATATTCAATTATTGTATAATGACAAATCTTTATTGAAAAAATTCTCGGAATCTAGTTTGAAAAAGATATCAAAGTATACAATAGAAAATATGGCTAAGGTTCATTTGAATATATTTAGTAAGCTGATAAAAATGTTTTGA
- a CDS encoding glycosyltransferase, with translation MKILQINSVCGIRSTGRICTDLAEIMEQNGHECKIAYGRETVPEKYRKYAIHIGSDFDVKLHALQSRIFDNAGFSSRRDTEKFIEWVKEYNPDLIHLHNIHGYYINIEVLFNYLAKADKPVVWTLHDCWAFTGHCAYYSYVKCDKWKTGCFNCPQKKRYPSSCLWDASKQNWLKKKALFTSVKKMTLVTPSNWLANEVNQSFLNKYPVKVIPNGIDLNVFKPTSSDFKEKNGLVGKIVILGVASTWEARKGVKDFVELSKILDDSYKIVLVGLTEPQKKELPSNILKITRTNNVRELAEIYTAADVFFNPTYEDNYPTVNLEAQACGTPVITYKTGGSMESVPDGNVVEQGRYKDVLYVHPNLSNNIMDKQKASQCYVELYKDVIK, from the coding sequence ATGAAAATTCTCCAGATAAACAGTGTTTGCGGAATTCGCAGTACGGGAAGGATTTGTACCGATTTAGCCGAGATTATGGAGCAGAATGGGCACGAATGTAAAATCGCGTATGGTCGTGAAACTGTCCCTGAAAAATATCGGAAGTATGCGATCCACATTGGTAGCGATTTTGATGTGAAACTCCATGCATTGCAGAGCAGAATCTTTGACAATGCCGGTTTTAGTTCTAGGCGTGATACTGAAAAGTTTATTGAATGGGTTAAAGAATATAACCCCGATTTGATTCACTTACATAATATCCATGGCTATTACATTAATATCGAAGTCTTGTTCAATTATCTAGCCAAAGCCGATAAGCCTGTTGTTTGGACGTTGCATGATTGCTGGGCGTTTACTGGGCATTGTGCGTATTATAGCTATGTAAAGTGTGATAAATGGAAAACGGGATGTTTTAATTGCCCGCAAAAGAAACGTTATCCGTCAAGTTGCTTGTGGGATGCTTCAAAGCAGAATTGGCTAAAAAAGAAAGCTTTGTTCACAAGTGTAAAAAAAATGACTCTTGTAACTCCTTCAAATTGGCTTGCAAACGAGGTTAATCAATCTTTTTTGAACAAATATCCTGTAAAGGTGATACCTAATGGAATTGATTTGAATGTTTTTAAACCGACTTCCAGTGATTTCAAGGAAAAAAATGGGCTTGTCGGTAAAATTGTTATCCTGGGAGTTGCAAGTACATGGGAAGCTCGTAAGGGGGTGAAAGATTTTGTTGAACTATCAAAGATTCTTGACGATAGTTATAAAATTGTTCTTGTTGGACTTACGGAACCGCAAAAAAAAGAATTGCCTTCAAATATTCTAAAAATTACAAGAACAAATAATGTTCGAGAACTGGCTGAAATTTACACGGCTGCAGATGTTTTTTTTAATCCGACTTACGAAGATAATTACCCTACTGTAAACCTTGAAGCTCAAGCCTGTGGAACACCTGTTATCACTTACAAAACAGGCGGTAGTATGGAATCTGTTCCTGATGGTAACGTTGTTGAACAGGGTAGGTATAAGGATGTTCTTTATGTTCATCCGAATTTATCGAATAACATAATGGATAAACAAAAAGCATCACAGTGCTATGTTGAACTTTATAAGGATGTCATTAAATGA
- a CDS encoding glycosyltransferase family 4 protein, protein MNILFLTLVKILNPVEHGIYTDLMRKFRDEGHSVYIVTPLERRFGKKTELIESGGVKILGVKTLNIQKTNVVEKGIGTLLIESQYKSAIKKYLKGVKFDLVLYSTPPITFTKVIKFLKKENPHIISYLLLKDIFPQNAVDIGMFGKNSLFYKMFRKKEIELYKNSDYIGCMSPANVKFVLDHNDFVDPRRVEVAPNSIDVVPETRSPEEIVRERTAIREKYKLPLDRPIFIYGGNLGKPQGIPFLIDCLDALKNRNEVYFAIAGDGTEFGKIQNWIDSANPKNVTLFNRLPRDDYETLAQNCDVGLIFLDHRFTIPNYPSRLLSYLAAKMPIIAATDPNTDIGFIAQENGYGYWCESNDVKAFVACVDRMLASNREVMGNAGYQYLLENYQIDRTYRAILSHVRTA, encoded by the coding sequence ATGAATATACTTTTTCTTACCCTTGTAAAAATCTTAAATCCTGTTGAGCATGGCATCTACACAGACCTCATGCGCAAGTTCCGTGATGAGGGACATTCGGTGTATATTGTAACGCCTCTCGAACGGCGATTTGGTAAAAAAACAGAATTGATTGAATCGGGTGGCGTGAAAATTTTGGGTGTTAAAACGTTGAACATCCAAAAGACCAATGTCGTTGAAAAGGGAATTGGAACACTCCTTATAGAATCGCAGTATAAGTCTGCAATAAAAAAGTACCTAAAAGGTGTAAAATTTGATCTGGTACTTTATTCAACGCCTCCCATCACTTTTACCAAGGTCATTAAATTCCTTAAAAAAGAAAATCCCCATATCATTTCGTACCTATTGCTGAAGGATATATTTCCGCAGAATGCGGTTGATATCGGAATGTTTGGCAAGAATAGTTTATTCTACAAGATGTTCCGCAAGAAAGAAATTGAACTCTACAAGAACAGCGACTATATCGGCTGTATGTCGCCTGCGAATGTTAAGTTCGTGCTGGATCACAACGACTTTGTTGACCCGAGACGTGTCGAAGTTGCTCCGAATTCTATTGATGTTGTGCCGGAAACTAGAAGTCCTGAAGAGATTGTACGGGAACGAACGGCTATTCGTGAAAAGTACAAACTTCCTTTAGACAGACCAATATTTATTTATGGCGGAAACCTTGGAAAACCTCAAGGAATACCATTCTTAATAGATTGTCTGGATGCACTCAAAAATCGAAATGAGGTCTATTTTGCTATCGCAGGCGATGGAACTGAATTTGGCAAAATTCAGAATTGGATAGATTCTGCTAACCCGAAAAATGTAACGCTATTTAATCGCTTGCCGAGAGACGATTATGAAACGCTTGCTCAAAATTGTGATGTCGGCTTGATATTTTTAGATCATCGCTTTACTATACCTAATTATCCGTCGCGTTTGCTTTCATACCTTGCCGCAAAAATGCCAATAATTGCAGCGACTGACCCGAATACAGATATTGGTTTTATCGCTCAAGAAAATGGCTACGGTTATTGGTGCGAAAGTAATGATGTAAAAGCATTTGTTGCATGCGTTGACAGAATGCTTGCAAGTAATCGTGAGGTTATGGGCAATGCGGGATATCAGTATCTGTTGGAGAATTATCAGATTGATAGAACATATCGTGCTATTTTGTCGCATGTGAGGACAGCATGA
- a CDS encoding HAD-IA family hydrolase, with translation MSQIRILFTSVGRRVELMQAFKKAATDLNADVVIYGADIVDNAPALFYCDKKIIVPRIKAPEYIPELLRICEQEKINALIPTIDTDLLLLAKNKAKFTAIGTEVLIAAEDKVQLCRDKRFTADYFIKCGLKSPKPIDDYTQYKGGFPAFIKPKDGSSSINAYKVHNAEELKSYASMIDDYIIQPFIEGTEFTIDAFCDFKGNPIFITPRERVAVRSGEVLKTRIAQDNVMIAECKHLLADYRPSGAITVQLIKQNSTGDNYYIEINPRFGGGAPLSIKAGADSAKACIELLMGKKVEYQPKAAKDNAVYSRFDQSICVSEDNAPVVVNSLNEVESRLAGIQAVIFDLDDTLYGEKEYIKSGFEAVAAKYPEIENLDEKLWNAFENGKPAFDEVFGDNDALKKECLAIYRNHAPNIHFYDSAESLIKKLRERNIKIGVITDGRPEGQRAKIAALGLENLVDEFIITDELGGAQFRKPCDIAFRIMQKRLNVPFEQMVYVGDNPKKDFIAPRELGMKSICFMNGDGLYSK, from the coding sequence ATGAGTCAGATTCGTATTCTTTTTACAAGCGTTGGTCGCCGAGTAGAGTTAATGCAGGCCTTTAAGAAGGCTGCTACGGATTTGAACGCCGATGTCGTGATTTATGGCGCTGACATTGTTGACAACGCACCTGCACTTTTTTATTGCGACAAGAAGATTATTGTTCCGCGAATTAAGGCTCCCGAATACATTCCCGAACTTTTGCGCATATGCGAACAAGAGAAAATTAACGCGCTGATTCCGACAATAGACACTGATCTTTTGCTTTTGGCTAAAAACAAAGCAAAATTTACGGCCATCGGTACAGAAGTCTTAATTGCTGCCGAAGATAAGGTTCAACTTTGTCGCGACAAACGCTTTACGGCAGATTATTTTATCAAATGTGGTCTAAAATCACCCAAGCCGATTGACGATTATACTCAATATAAAGGTGGTTTTCCTGCCTTTATCAAGCCCAAGGACGGTAGCAGTAGCATTAACGCCTACAAGGTTCACAATGCGGAAGAACTAAAGTCCTACGCTTCAATGATTGACGATTACATCATCCAGCCTTTTATTGAGGGAACTGAATTCACGATTGACGCATTCTGCGATTTTAAGGGAAATCCGATATTTATTACCCCCCGTGAACGAGTTGCTGTGCGCAGTGGCGAAGTTTTGAAGACCCGCATTGCCCAGGATAATGTAATGATTGCGGAATGCAAGCACCTACTTGCCGATTACAGGCCGAGTGGGGCAATTACAGTTCAGCTTATTAAGCAGAATTCGACTGGTGACAATTACTACATCGAAATCAACCCCCGTTTTGGTGGTGGTGCGCCGCTAAGTATTAAGGCGGGCGCAGATAGCGCAAAGGCATGTATTGAACTTTTAATGGGTAAAAAGGTTGAATATCAGCCCAAGGCGGCCAAGGACAACGCTGTTTACAGTCGCTTTGATCAAAGCATTTGTGTAAGTGAAGACAATGCTCCGGTAGTCGTTAATTCCTTGAACGAGGTTGAATCCCGTTTGGCGGGAATACAAGCTGTTATATTCGATTTAGATGACACCTTGTACGGCGAGAAGGAATATATCAAAAGCGGATTTGAAGCCGTGGCAGCAAAATACCCTGAAATAGAGAATTTGGATGAAAAATTGTGGAACGCCTTTGAAAATGGCAAGCCGGCTTTTGATGAAGTCTTTGGCGATAATGATGCATTGAAAAAGGAATGTTTGGCTATCTACCGAAATCATGCTCCGAACATTCATTTTTATGACAGCGCAGAATCGCTAATCAAGAAACTTCGTGAAAGAAACATCAAAATCGGTGTAATTACCGATGGTCGCCCTGAAGGTCAACGGGCTAAAATTGCAGCATTGGGCCTTGAAAATTTGGTCGATGAATTTATAATCACCGATGAGTTGGGGGGCGCCCAATTCCGTAAACCTTGCGATATCGCTTTCCGGATTATGCAAAAAAGGTTGAATGTCCCGTTTGAACAAATGGTATATGTTGGTGATAATCCGAAAAAAGATTTTATTGCTCCGCGTGAATTGGGCATGAAATCGATCTGTTTTATGAATGGTGACGGATTGTATTCGAAGTAA
- a CDS encoding sugar transferase gives MYARFFKRPLDFFCALAAIICLSPVLVVLTVLGAIKMKGNPFFTQPRPGLNEKIFKLVKFRTMTNEKDANGNLLSDDKRLNAYGKFLRSTSLDELPELFNILKGDMAVIGPRPLLVEYLPRYNSEQKHRHDVRPGLSGLAQVNGRNAITWEQKFKYDVEYVNNVTFMGDVKIILMTLLKTVKREGISQQGEATMEVFMGSK, from the coding sequence ATGTACGCTCGTTTTTTCAAGCGCCCTCTCGATTTCTTCTGTGCTTTGGCTGCCATCATCTGCCTGAGTCCGGTCCTCGTCGTGCTCACCGTCCTCGGCGCAATCAAGATGAAGGGCAACCCGTTCTTTACGCAACCGCGCCCGGGCCTCAACGAGAAAATCTTCAAGCTCGTCAAATTCCGCACGATGACGAACGAAAAGGACGCCAACGGAAACTTGCTCTCTGACGACAAGCGCCTGAACGCTTACGGCAAGTTTCTCCGCTCCACCAGCCTCGATGAACTCCCGGAACTGTTCAATATTCTCAAGGGTGATATGGCTGTGATTGGACCGAGACCACTTTTGGTTGAATATCTGCCGCGTTACAATTCCGAGCAGAAACATCGTCACGATGTGCGCCCAGGCCTCAGCGGACTTGCGCAGGTAAACGGTCGCAACGCCATCACCTGGGAACAGAAATTCAAATACGACGTAGAATACGTGAACAACGTGACCTTCATGGGTGATGTAAAAATCATCCTCATGACGCTTTTGAAAACGGTAAAACGAGAAGGTATAAGCCAGCAAGGCGAAGCCACGATGGAAGTATTCATGGGGTCTAAATGA
- a CDS encoding Abi family protein translates to MLYTKTYKTVEEQADLLIRRGLVCNRDTLIERLNWINYYRLSGYLFPFRKPDSDDFVEGTNLDQVWERYCVVAFKTKYGDSEESLPLWMAIELMTFGSMLKFYEGMHKNLQNEISMAFSQQKGAFISWMKSLNVVRNICAHHERVWNRVLGVTPVLYPKNKSKKRLLKLLESYPNVPLCEMGFPEDWKKTPFFAEVA, encoded by the coding sequence ATGTTGTATACAAAGACCTACAAGACAGTTGAAGAACAGGCTGACTTGCTGATACGGCGGGGGCTTGTTTGCAATCGTGATACTTTGATAGAACGCCTGAATTGGATAAATTATTATCGTTTGTCTGGATACCTTTTCCCTTTTCGAAAACCTGATTCTGATGACTTTGTCGAGGGGACGAATCTTGATCAGGTTTGGGAACGCTATTGTGTTGTTGCTTTTAAAACAAAATACGGTGATAGTGAAGAAAGTCTGCCTTTATGGATGGCTATAGAGCTTATGACTTTTGGTTCTATGCTCAAGTTTTATGAAGGTATGCATAAAAACTTGCAGAATGAAATCTCGATGGCGTTCTCGCAACAGAAAGGTGCGTTCATTTCATGGATGAAGTCGTTAAACGTGGTCCGCAATATTTGTGCTCACCATGAGCGCGTTTGGAATCGTGTATTGGGCGTAACGCCTGTTCTATACCCTAAAAACAAGTCGAAAAAACGTCTGCTTAAACTTCTCGAGAGCTATCCAAACGTTCCGCTTTGTGAAATGGGGTTCCCCGAAGATTGGAAAAAAACACCGTTTTTTGCGGAGGTCGCTTAA
- a CDS encoding DegT/DnrJ/EryC1/StrS aminotransferase family protein: MTRFEKKVWLSSPTMHGDEIRYVTEAYETNWMSTVGANINEVERLAAEKVGCKYAVALSAGTAALHLCTKLAGEALYGMPKAGTGALQNHKVFCSDMTFDATVNPIAYENGEAVFIDTEYKTWNMDPVALEKAFEIYPDVRLVVLVHLYGTPARVDEIRAICKKHNALLIEDAAESFGASYKGKQTGNFGDYSAISFNGNKIITGSSGGMFLTDSKEDAEKVRKWSTQSREAAPWYQHEEIGYNYRMSNVIAGVVRGQMPYLEEHIAQKKAIYMRYKEGLKGLPVQMNPYDAEHSEPNFWLSCLIIDKNAMCKQVRGETEALYIHEKGKSCPTEILERIAAMNAEGRPIWKPMHMQPMYMSHAFITANGNGRARTNAYIAGECQDNGADIFARGLCLPSDNKMTPEQQDSIIQTIKECFE, translated from the coding sequence ATGACGCGTTTCGAGAAGAAGGTCTGGCTCTCTAGCCCCACGATGCACGGCGACGAAATTAGGTACGTCACCGAGGCTTACGAAACCAACTGGATGAGCACCGTCGGCGCGAACATCAACGAGGTCGAACGCCTCGCCGCCGAGAAGGTCGGCTGCAAGTACGCCGTCGCTCTCTCCGCAGGCACGGCCGCGCTCCACCTCTGCACTAAGCTCGCTGGCGAAGCGCTCTACGGCATGCCCAAGGCCGGCACCGGAGCGCTCCAGAATCACAAGGTGTTCTGCAGCGACATGACGTTCGATGCCACCGTGAACCCCATCGCCTACGAGAATGGCGAGGCCGTGTTCATCGACACCGAATACAAAACCTGGAACATGGACCCGGTCGCCCTCGAGAAAGCCTTCGAAATTTATCCGGACGTGCGCCTGGTGGTACTCGTGCACCTCTACGGAACCCCGGCTCGCGTTGACGAAATCCGCGCCATCTGCAAAAAGCATAACGCCCTCCTCATCGAAGACGCCGCTGAAAGCTTCGGCGCAAGCTACAAGGGCAAGCAGACCGGCAACTTTGGCGACTACAGCGCCATCAGCTTTAACGGCAACAAGATCATCACCGGTTCTAGTGGCGGCATGTTCCTCACCGACAGCAAGGAAGACGCCGAGAAGGTGCGCAAGTGGAGCACTCAGAGCCGTGAGGCCGCCCCGTGGTATCAGCACGAAGAAATCGGCTACAACTACCGAATGAGCAACGTGATCGCGGGCGTGGTGCGCGGCCAGATGCCCTACCTCGAAGAACACATCGCCCAGAAAAAGGCCATCTACATGCGCTACAAGGAAGGCCTGAAGGGACTCCCGGTGCAGATGAACCCCTACGACGCCGAACACAGTGAACCGAACTTCTGGCTCAGTTGCCTGATCATCGACAAGAACGCCATGTGCAAGCAGGTGCGCGGCGAAACCGAAGCCTTGTACATCCACGAAAAAGGCAAGAGCTGCCCGACGGAGATTCTCGAGCGCATTGCCGCCATGAACGCCGAAGGCCGCCCCATCTGGAAACCGATGCACATGCAGCCCATGTACATGAGCCACGCGTTCATCACCGCGAACGGAAACGGACGCGCCCGCACCAACGCCTACATCGCAGGCGAGTGCCAGGACAACGGCGCCGACATCTTTGCCCGTGGACTCTGCCTCCCGAGCGACAACAAGATGACCCCCGAACAGCAAGACTCCATCATCCAGACCATCAAGGAATGCTTTGAATGA
- a CDS encoding ATP-binding protein, producing MNPFKFGTIVEDEYFTDRVNELEQIKQMLDSENHLVLISPRRFGKSSLVAKALQQIGRPSITIDFMKVLNVEDLASQILRQVFRIHKFEKIKHLMKFFRVVPTLSYNPMTEGMDVSFVPSVGKSSAMLEDSLDLLEKVSSVKNRLIVVFDEFQEVNSIDKTLARQLRAIMQRQKGLNYIFMGSQESMMEEIFEKKKSPFFHFGERMNLKKIPYGDFYAYIESRLPDMPAPQKASITEEILKFTDVHPYYTQQLSAAVYNAIEYGKIKENPVAYAIKKQVEEHSLDYERLWANMNRTDRKVMIALANRSNPMADRSVASSTLFSSIKRLLKQGYVIKTTGYGLEDPFFGEWILGE from the coding sequence ATGAACCCGTTTAAGTTTGGTACCATCGTCGAAGACGAATATTTCACGGATCGCGTGAATGAGCTGGAACAAATCAAGCAGATGCTGGATAGCGAAAACCACCTAGTTTTGATATCTCCCCGTAGGTTTGGTAAGAGCAGCTTGGTGGCTAAGGCTCTACAGCAGATTGGTCGCCCGTCCATAACCATCGATTTCATGAAAGTGCTAAATGTGGAGGACTTGGCCTCTCAGATCTTGCGTCAGGTGTTCCGGATACATAAGTTCGAAAAAATCAAGCATCTTATGAAGTTTTTCCGTGTTGTGCCTACGCTCTCTTATAACCCGATGACTGAAGGTATGGATGTGAGTTTTGTCCCTTCGGTGGGCAAGTCTTCCGCCATGCTGGAGGATTCTTTGGATCTGTTGGAGAAGGTGTCTTCTGTGAAGAACCGGCTTATTGTTGTGTTCGATGAATTCCAGGAAGTGAACTCCATCGACAAGACCTTGGCAAGACAGCTGCGTGCCATTATGCAACGGCAAAAGGGGCTGAACTACATTTTTATGGGTAGCCAGGAATCTATGATGGAAGAAATCTTCGAAAAGAAAAAGTCCCCGTTTTTCCATTTTGGTGAACGTATGAACCTGAAAAAAATCCCGTATGGGGACTTCTATGCCTACATTGAAAGCCGCTTGCCTGATATGCCCGCTCCACAGAAGGCCTCCATTACCGAAGAAATTCTGAAGTTTACGGATGTGCACCCTTACTACACGCAGCAGCTCTCGGCTGCGGTCTATAACGCTATCGAGTATGGCAAGATAAAGGAAAATCCAGTGGCGTATGCCATAAAGAAGCAGGTGGAGGAACATTCTCTGGACTATGAGCGCCTGTGGGCGAATATGAATCGCACCGACCGCAAGGTGATGATCGCACTTGCCAATAGGAGTAACCCTATGGCAGACCGGTCGGTGGCGTCCAGTACCTTGTTCAGCTCCATCAAGCGCCTGCTGAAGCAGGGATATGTCATCAAGACAACTGGCTATGGACTCGAAGATCCGTTCTTTGGCGAATGGATATTGGGGGAGTAA
- the groES gene encoding co-chaperone GroES has protein sequence MKIMIKPLADRIVVKPAEAEQKTSSGLFIPDNAKEKPMQGKVVAVGPGRKNDKGEVVAMEVKVGDVVLYGKYSGTEVTVDGENFLIVKESDVIATL, from the coding sequence ATAAAAATAATGATCAAGCCTTTAGCAGATCGAATCGTTGTCAAGCCGGCTGAAGCCGAACAGAAGACCTCCTCCGGTCTCTTCATTCCGGATAATGCAAAAGAAAAGCCGATGCAGGGTAAGGTCGTGGCCGTAGGTCCGGGTCGCAAGAACGACAAGGGCGAAGTCGTCGCTATGGAAGTCAAGGTTGGCGACGTGGTGCTTTACGGCAAATATAGCGGTACTGAAGTTACCGTCGACGGAGAAAACTTCCTCATCGTCAAGGAATCCGACGTTATCGCTACTTTGTAG
- the groL gene encoding chaperonin GroEL (60 kDa chaperone family; promotes refolding of misfolded polypeptides especially under stressful conditions; forms two stacked rings of heptamers to form a barrel-shaped 14mer; ends can be capped by GroES; misfolded proteins enter the barrel where they are refolded when GroES binds), translating into MAKQLKFDVAARESLMKGVDKLANAVKVTLGPKGRNVMIARSFGAPNVTKDGVSVAKEVELEDAYENLGAQMAKEVANKTSDAAGDGTTTATVLAQAITREGLKNVAAGANPMDIKRGMDAAVEAVIKEVGKMAVKINGKEHIAQVATISANNDPEIGELLANAMEKVGNDGVITIEESKTAETVLDVVEGMQFDRGYLSPYFVTNTDSMEVALENPYILLYDKKISTMKDLLPMLEHVAKQGKSLLIIAEDVDGEALATLVVNKMRGTLKVAAVKAPGFGDRRKAMLEDIAILTGGMLVSEDTGAKLEDAPVTVLGKAKSITITKDNTTIVEGAGDAASIKGRIAQIKKQIEATTSDYDREKLQERLAKLAGGVAVIKVGAATEVEMKEKKDRVDDAMHATRAAVEEGIVPGGGVALIRAEKAIDALTFDNADQKTGAAIIRRAIEEPLRQIVQNAGLEGSVVVNKVKEGKDGFGYNAKTDTYEDLIKAGVIDPAKVTRTALKNASSIASMILTTDCVITEKKEPKAPAAPAMDPSMGMGGMM; encoded by the coding sequence ATGGCAAAGCAATTGAAGTTTGATGTAGCAGCTCGCGAATCCCTCATGAAGGGCGTTGACAAGCTCGCCAATGCAGTTAAGGTTACTCTCGGTCCTAAGGGCCGTAATGTGATGATCGCTCGTTCCTTCGGTGCTCCGAACGTCACTAAGGACGGCGTTTCTGTCGCTAAGGAAGTCGAACTCGAAGACGCATACGAAAATCTCGGCGCACAGATGGCTAAGGAAGTCGCCAACAAGACTTCTGACGCTGCTGGTGACGGTACCACGACTGCAACCGTTCTCGCTCAGGCAATCACTCGTGAAGGCTTGAAGAACGTCGCTGCTGGTGCAAACCCGATGGACATCAAGCGCGGTATGGACGCTGCTGTCGAAGCTGTGATCAAGGAAGTCGGCAAGATGGCCGTCAAGATCAACGGCAAGGAACACATCGCCCAGGTTGCAACGATTTCTGCTAACAACGACCCGGAAATTGGCGAACTCCTCGCCAACGCTATGGAAAAGGTCGGCAACGATGGCGTCATCACCATCGAAGAATCCAAGACTGCTGAAACCGTCCTCGACGTTGTCGAAGGTATGCAGTTCGACCGTGGTTACCTCTCTCCGTACTTCGTCACGAACACGGACAGCATGGAAGTCGCTCTCGAAAATCCGTACATTCTCTTGTACGACAAGAAGATTTCTACCATGAAGGATTTGCTCCCGATGCTCGAACACGTTGCAAAGCAGGGCAAGTCTCTCCTCATCATCGCCGAAGACGTCGATGGCGAAGCTCTCGCAACGCTCGTTGTGAACAAGATGCGCGGCACTTTGAAGGTTGCTGCCGTTAAGGCTCCGGGCTTTGGCGACCGTCGTAAGGCCATGCTCGAAGATATCGCTATCCTCACTGGCGGTATGCTCGTCTCTGAAGACACGGGAGCAAAGCTCGAAGATGCTCCGGTCACCGTTCTCGGTAAGGCAAAGTCCATCACCATCACGAAGGACAACACCACGATCGTCGAAGGTGCTGGCGACGCCGCTTCTATCAAGGGCCGTATCGCTCAGATCAAGAAGCAGATTGAAGCTACCACGAGCGACTATGACCGTGAAAAGCTCCAGGAACGCTTGGCAAAGCTCGCCGGTGGCGTTGCTGTGATCAAGGTCGGTGCTGCTACCGAAGTTGAAATGAAGGAAAAGAAGGACCGCGTTGACGACGCTATGCACGCAACTCGCGCTGCTGTCGAAGAAGGTATCGTTCCGGGTGGTGGCGTTGCTCTCATCCGCGCTGAAAAGGCTATCGACGCTCTCACGTTCGACAATGCCGACCAGAAGACTGGTGCTGCAATCATCCGCCGCGCTATCGAAGAACCGCTCCGCCAGATTGTCCAGAACGCTGGCCTCGAAGGTTCTGTGGTTGTGAACAAGGTCAAGGAAGGCAAGGACGGCTTTGGCTACAATGCTAAGACCGACACTTACGAAGACCTCATCAAGGCTGGTGTCATTGACCCGGCTAAGGTGACCCGCACGGCTCTCAAGAACGCCTCCTCCATCGCTTCGATGATCCTCACGACTGACTGCGTGATCACCGAAAAGAAGGAACCGAAGGCTCCGGCAGCTCCTGCTATGGATCCGTCCATGGGCATGGGCGGCATGATGTAA